One region of Oncorhynchus clarkii lewisi isolate Uvic-CL-2024 unplaced genomic scaffold, UVic_Ocla_1.0 unplaced_contig_5680_pilon_pilon, whole genome shotgun sequence genomic DNA includes:
- the LOC139402821 gene encoding D(1) dopamine receptor-like → MHNASHRLAENQSEPHLPDPHADLPATRALVGCVLSLLILWTLLGNFTVCAAVLRYRHLRAKVTNIFIVSLALSDLLVALLVMPWKAAAEVAGFWPFGAFCDTWVASDIMCSTASILNLCMISVDRYWAISSPFRYERRMNRRVAFVMVGVTWTVSVVISFVPVQLHWHRAAITGNAGSGDEFNRDVTWFNVSGVYQLRRASEEVNGWNCDSSLSRTYAISSSLISFYIPVAIMVVTYTRIYRIAQVQIRRISSLERAAEHAQNCRSDPHVDVDADGHVHAFHHRHPPLRSKHRCSIFHQTTPKHHHHHPDLPPQHRALRYSIRKETKVLKTLSVIMGVFVFCWSPFFILNCAMPFCPGPGTASRTVSDPSSQSSHLYCVSETTFDVFVWFGWSNSSLNPVIYAFNTEFREAFLRLLGCRGDNGCFGGWTTSATRVESVVLASNDAAGKEKKNSLFTTEMGVAYDTGCAAGRGSVTSGVIRDPVRGRVLPTPLTDRRGAVEEPLCDCEVDPVRGRGDSGAGLSRTPPATLTNRRGTITQPAAECDCPAENCKRDLTDGGQRTQMIPSQTF, encoded by the exons ATGCATAACGCCAGCCACCGCCTGGCAGAGAACCAGAGCGAGCCTCATCTGCCCGACCCACACGCGGATTTACCCGCCACTCGCGCGCTCGTCGGCTGCGTCCTCTCACTGCTCATCCTCTGGACGTTACTGGGTAACTTCACGGTGTGCGCGGCGGTTCTGCGTTACCGGCACCTGCGCGCCAAAGTCACCAACATCTTCATCGTGTCCCTGGCGCTGTCGGACCTCCTCGTGGCGCTGCTCGTGATGCCGTGGAAG gcgGCGGCAGAGGTGGCGGGGTTCTGGCCCTTCGGTGCGTTCTGTGACACCTGGGTGGCGAGCGACATCATGTGTTCCACGGCGTCCATCTTGAATCTGTGCATGATCAGTGTGGACCGCTACTGGGCGATATCCAGCCCATTCCGTTACGAGAGGAGAATGAACCGCCGCGTGGCCTTCGTCATGGTCGGCGTGACCTGGACGGTCTCCGTGGTGATATCATTTGTGCCCGTTCAACTCCACTGGCACCGGGCTGCGATCACCGGAAACGCCGGGAGCGGTGACGAATTTAACCGGGACGTTACCTGGTTTAACGTCAGTGGGGTGTATCAACTCCGCAGGGCCTCGGAGGAGGTGAACGGCTGGAACTGTGACTCAAGTCTGAGTCGGACCTACGCCATCTCCTCCTCGTTGATCAGTTTCTACATCCCCGTGGCGATCATGGTGGTCACCTACACACGGATCTACCGGATCGCCCAGGTCCAGATACGCAGGATATCCTCCCTGGAGCGAGCCGCAGAACACGCACAGAACTGCCGCTCGGACCCGCACGTGGATGTGGATGCAGATGGGCACGTGCACGCTTTCCACCATCGTCATCCTCCTCTTCGTTCTAAACACCGTTGCTCCATCTTTCACCAAACGACCCcgaaacatcatcatcatcaccctgaTCTTCCTCCTCAACACCGGGCCCTGAGGTACTCCATTAGGAAGGAAACCAAGGTTCTGAAGACTCTGTCTGTCATCATGGGGGTCTTCGTCTTCTGCTGGTCCCCCTTCTTCATCCTCAACTGTGCCATGCCCTTCTGCCCAG GTCCAGGTACAGCCTCTAGAACTGTGTCAGACCCCTCGTCCCAATCCTCCCACCTGTACTGTGTCAGTGAAACCACCTTCGACGTCTTCGTGTGGTTCGGTTGGAGCAACTCTTCCTTAAACCCCGTTATCTACGCCTTCAACACTGAGTTCCGCGAGGCGTTCCTCCGCTTGCTGGGTTGCCGTGGGGACAACGGGTGCTTTGGCGGCTGGACGACGAGCGCCACGCGCGTGGAGAGCGTGGTCTTGGCGAGCAACGACGCCGCCGGGAAGGAGAAGAAGAACTCGCTCTTCACAACGGAGATGGGCGTGGCTTACGATACCGGCTGTGCCGCCGGTAGAGGTAGTGTCACATCTGGTGTAATCCGCGACCCGGTTAGAGGGAGGGTGCTACCGACACCTTTAACGGACCGTAGAGGAGCTGTAGAGGAGCCGCTGTGTGACTGTGAGGTGGACCCGGttagagggagaggggacagcGGGGCAGGTCTCTCTAGGACGCCACCGGCAACGTTAACGAACCGTAGAGGGACGATAACACAACCAGCGGCGGAGTGCGACTGTCCCGCGGAGAATTGTAAAAGAGACCTAACGGACGGGGGACAACGGACTCAAATGATTCCCTCACAAACTTTCTGA